In Thunnus thynnus chromosome 4, fThuThy2.1, whole genome shotgun sequence, a genomic segment contains:
- the LOC137181444 gene encoding green-sensitive opsin-like — protein sequence MAWEGGLEPNGTEGKNFYIPMSNKTGVVRSPFEYPQYYLADPIVFKLLAAYMFFLICTGTPINGLTLLVTMQNKKLQQPLNFILVNLAVAGLIMCAFGFTTTFVTALNGYFIFGPLGCAIEGFMATVGGQVALWSLVVLAVERYIVVCKPMGSFKFTGAHAGAGVGFTWVMALACAAPPLFGWSRYLPEGMQCSCGPDYYTLAPGFNNESYVIYMFVIHFFIPVFLIFFTYGSLVLTVKAAAAQQQESESTQKAEREVTRMCILMVIGFLVAWSPYATFAGWIFMNKGAAFTAMTAGIPAFFAKSSAVYNTVIYVLMNKQFRNCMLSTIGMGGMVEDETSVSTSKTEVSTA from the exons ATGGCATGGGAGGGAGGACTCGAGCCTAATGGCACAGAGGGAAAGAACTTCTACATCCCCATGTCCAACAAGACCGGGGTTGTTAGAAGTCCTTTTGAATACCCACAGTACTATCTGGCAGATCCCATCGTGTTCAAGCTTCTAGCTGCCTACATGTTCTTCTTGATCTGCACTGGAACTCCCATCAACGGTCTGACATTGTTGGTCACAATGCAGAACAAGAAGCTCCAGCAACCTCTCAACTTTATCCTGGTCAACCTGGCTGTCGCTGGACTGATTATGTGCGCCTTCGGATTCACCACCACCTTTGTAACTGCTCTCAACGGCTACTTCATTTTCGGACCATTGGGCTGTGCCATTGAGGGATTCATGGCCACTGTGGGAG GTCAAGTTGCTCTCTGGTCTCTGGTAGTGTTGGCTGTTGAGAGATACATTGTTGTCTGCAAACCCATGGGAAGCTTCAAGTTCACTGGAGCTCACGCAGGAGCTGGAGTCGGTTTCACTTGGGTAATGGCTTTGGCTTGTGCTGCTCCCCCACTGTTTGGCTGGTCCAG GTACCTTCCTGAGGGCATGCAGTGCTCCTGCGGACCAGACTACTACACTCTGGCCCCTGGCTTCAACAATGAATCATACGtcatttacatgtttgtcaTCCACTTCTTCATTCCCGTCTTCCTGATCTTCTTCACTTATGGCAGCCTTGTGCTGACAGTCAAAGCT GCAGCAGCCCAGCAGCAGGAGTCAGAATCCACCCAGAAGGCAGAGAGGGAAGTGACACGTATGTGCATCTTGATGGTCATTGGCTTCCTGGTAGCCTGGTCACCATATGCCACTTTCGCTGGCTGGATCTTCATGAACAAGGGAGCTGCCTTCACCGCCATGACAGCTGGAATCCCCGCCTTCTTTGCAAAGAGCTCAGCTGTGTATAATACTGTCATCTATGTGCTGATGAACAAACAG TTCCGTAACTGCATGCTGAGCACTATTGGAATGGGTGGCATGGTAGAGGATGAGACCTCAGTTTCTACCAGCAAGACAGAAGTGTCCACTGCGTAA